A stretch of Janibacter endophyticus DNA encodes these proteins:
- a CDS encoding RNB domain-containing ribonuclease: protein MSAHRTTTYRRPETGTDLEARLAAIRDELEVPREFPPEVLVEAERVAAAPLSLPERDETGIPFVTIDPPTSMDLDQAMHIERDGDGHRVRYAIAHLDSFVAPDGPIDAEARRRGQTIYSPDTRTPLHPPSLSEGAASLLPDQSTPAYIWDLKLDGAGEVTATDLYPAMVRSVERLDYASAQQLVDAGEGPEVLALLREVGERRIELERARGGATLPMPEQEVELEREEYVLRLRPLLPLEEWNAQISLMTGMCAGRMMLDAQVGILRTMPPPDETVLRRLRAAARGLGVEWREDVPHGEMLRSLDRTDGRHLALIHEATSLFRGAAYTAFDGELPELTEQSAIAAPYAHVTAPLRRLVDRFGLALCAAIASGQEVPGWVREALPVLPEAMAASDRLAGSVERASTDAVEAAVLSGLVGEELAAVVVDAGGEKKRDDVEVQLAEPPVLARAKGEAELGADVTVRVVGADAAAGSVDLEVVQA from the coding sequence ATGTCTGCCCACCGCACGACGACCTACCGCCGACCCGAGACGGGGACGGACCTCGAGGCACGGCTCGCCGCGATCCGTGACGAGCTCGAGGTGCCCCGCGAGTTCCCGCCGGAGGTGCTGGTGGAGGCCGAGCGGGTCGCCGCCGCGCCGCTGTCCCTCCCCGAGCGCGACGAGACGGGCATCCCCTTCGTCACCATCGACCCACCGACGTCGATGGACCTCGACCAGGCCATGCACATCGAGCGCGACGGCGACGGCCACCGTGTGCGCTACGCCATCGCCCACCTCGACTCCTTCGTCGCACCGGACGGTCCCATCGACGCCGAGGCCCGCCGGCGGGGTCAGACGATCTACTCGCCCGACACGCGCACCCCGCTCCACCCGCCCTCGCTGTCCGAGGGCGCGGCGAGCCTTCTGCCGGACCAGAGCACCCCGGCCTACATCTGGGACCTGAAGCTCGACGGCGCGGGCGAGGTCACCGCGACCGACCTCTACCCGGCGATGGTCCGCTCGGTCGAGCGGCTCGACTACGCCTCCGCGCAGCAGCTCGTCGACGCCGGTGAGGGACCCGAGGTCCTCGCGCTCCTCCGCGAGGTCGGCGAGCGCCGGATCGAGCTCGAGCGGGCCCGCGGCGGCGCCACGCTGCCGATGCCCGAGCAGGAGGTCGAGCTCGAGCGCGAGGAGTACGTCCTGCGGCTGCGCCCCCTCCTGCCGCTCGAGGAGTGGAACGCCCAGATCTCGCTCATGACCGGCATGTGCGCCGGGCGGATGATGCTCGACGCCCAGGTCGGGATCCTGCGCACGATGCCCCCTCCGGACGAGACGGTGCTGCGACGGTTGCGCGCCGCCGCGCGGGGCCTCGGGGTCGAGTGGCGGGAGGACGTCCCGCACGGCGAGATGCTGCGCTCCCTCGATCGCACCGACGGTCGGCATCTCGCGCTGATCCACGAGGCGACCTCGCTCTTCCGCGGGGCGGCCTACACCGCCTTCGACGGCGAGCTCCCCGAGCTGACCGAGCAGTCGGCGATCGCGGCGCCGTACGCCCACGTCACCGCGCCGCTGCGCCGGCTCGTCGACCGCTTCGGCCTCGCCCTGTGCGCGGCGATCGCCTCCGGGCAGGAGGTCCCCGGCTGGGTGCGCGAGGCACTGCCTGTGCTCCCCGAGGCGATGGCGGCCTCCGACCGGCTCGCCGGGTCGGTCGAGCGGGCGAGCACCGACGCCGTCGAGGCAGCGGTGCTCTCCGGCCTCGTCGGCGAGGAGCTGGCCGCCGTCGTCGTCGACGCCGGGGGCGAGAAGAAGCGCGACGACGTCGAGGTCCAGCTCGCCGAGCCCCCCGTCCTTGCCCGGGCGAAGGGGGAGGCCGAGCTCGGCGCGGACGTCACGGTCCGCGTCGTCGGGGCCGACGCCGCCGCCGGCTCGGTGGACCTCGAGGTGGTCCAGGCCTGA
- a CDS encoding O-succinylhomoserine sulfhydrylase — protein sequence MTVPTDPVSADPFGPGNPRAYLDPAGLDPRTLAVRGGQARSTFDETAEGLYLTSGFVYGSAEEAEAAFSGGISKFVYSRYGNPTVAMFEERLRVLEGADACYATASGMGAVFTALAALVGAGDRLVASRGLFGSCFVVVDEILPRWGVETVLVDGPDLKQWREALSVPTTAVFFETPSNPMQELVDIAAVCELAHAAGAQVVVDNVFGTPVFSRPLEHGADIVVYSATKHIDGQGRVLGGAILGPEDYIAGPVENLVRHTGPSLSPFNAWVLLKGLETMDLRVRAMAQSALTVARALDEHLRVVSTVYPWLPSHPQHDLAQRQMSGGGTVVTFQIDGGKAEAFAVMNALRLVDISNNLGDSKSLITHPATTTHRRMGEEARTAIGITDGTLRISVGLEAAEDLVADLAHAIG from the coding sequence CTGACCGTGCCGACCGACCCCGTGAGCGCCGACCCCTTCGGCCCGGGCAACCCGCGGGCCTACCTCGACCCGGCCGGGCTCGACCCGCGCACCCTCGCCGTGCGCGGGGGGCAGGCCCGCAGCACCTTCGACGAGACCGCCGAGGGCCTCTACCTCACCTCCGGCTTCGTCTACGGCTCGGCCGAGGAGGCCGAGGCCGCCTTCTCGGGGGGCATCTCGAAGTTCGTCTACTCGCGCTACGGCAACCCCACCGTCGCGATGTTCGAGGAGCGGCTGCGCGTCCTCGAGGGTGCCGACGCCTGCTACGCGACGGCCTCGGGCATGGGCGCGGTCTTCACCGCCCTCGCGGCGCTCGTCGGCGCAGGTGACCGCCTCGTCGCCTCGCGCGGGCTCTTCGGCTCGTGCTTCGTCGTCGTCGACGAGATCCTGCCCCGGTGGGGCGTCGAGACCGTCCTCGTCGACGGGCCCGACCTCAAGCAGTGGCGCGAGGCGCTCAGCGTGCCGACGACCGCCGTCTTCTTCGAGACGCCGAGCAACCCGATGCAGGAGCTCGTCGACATCGCCGCGGTCTGCGAGCTCGCCCACGCGGCCGGCGCCCAGGTCGTCGTGGACAACGTCTTCGGCACCCCGGTCTTCTCGCGCCCGCTCGAGCACGGCGCCGACATCGTCGTCTACTCGGCGACCAAGCACATCGACGGCCAGGGTCGGGTGCTCGGCGGCGCGATCCTCGGCCCGGAGGACTACATCGCCGGCCCGGTCGAGAACCTCGTGCGGCACACCGGCCCGAGCCTGTCGCCCTTCAACGCGTGGGTGCTCCTCAAGGGTCTCGAGACCATGGACCTGCGTGTCCGGGCCATGGCGCAGTCGGCGCTCACCGTCGCCCGGGCGCTCGACGAGCACCTTCGGGTCGTCTCCACGGTCTACCCGTGGCTGCCGAGCCATCCGCAGCACGACCTCGCCCAGCGGCAGATGAGCGGCGGGGGGACCGTCGTGACCTTCCAGATCGACGGAGGCAAGGCCGAGGCCTTCGCCGTGATGAACGCGCTGCGCCTCGTCGACATCTCCAACAACCTCGGGGACAGCAAGTCCCTCATCACCCACCCGGCGACCACGACGCACCGGCGGATGGGGGAGGAGGCCCGGACGGCCATCGGCATCACCGACGGGACGCTGCGGATCTCCGTGGGGCTCGAGGCCGCAGAGGACCTCGTCGCCGACCTCGCGCACGCCATCGGCTGA
- a CDS encoding rhodanese-like domain-containing protein: MSYAGDVSPQQTWESLASDPEAVLVDVRTDAELTFVGRPDLSSLGKQHLAIPWTGYPGGERNANFLRDLEGHGVTRETRVYFLCRTGVRSVAAATEATAAGWRAAYNITDGFEGGFDDEGRRTVAGWKVAGLPWRQD; this comes from the coding sequence ATGAGCTACGCGGGTGATGTCTCCCCCCAGCAGACCTGGGAGTCCCTGGCCTCCGACCCGGAGGCCGTCCTCGTCGACGTGCGGACCGACGCCGAGCTGACCTTCGTCGGTCGGCCCGATCTCTCGAGCCTCGGCAAGCAGCACCTCGCCATCCCGTGGACGGGCTACCCGGGCGGCGAGCGCAACGCGAACTTCCTCCGCGACCTCGAGGGTCACGGCGTCACCCGGGAGACACGGGTCTACTTCCTCTGCCGCACCGGCGTGCGCTCGGTCGCCGCTGCGACCGAGGCGACGGCCGCCGGCTGGCGGGCCGCCTACAACATCACCGACGGGTTCGAGGGCGGCTTCGACGACGAGGGTCGCCGCACCGTCGCGGGCTGGAAGGTCGCCGGGCTGCCCTGGCGGCAGGACTGA
- a CDS encoding bifunctional RNase H/acid phosphatase, which produces MQRRLRVEADGGSRGNPGVAGYGALVRDRDSGELLVELAEPLGKASNNVAEYRGMIAGLDAVREIDPGADVEVAMDSKLVVEQMSGRWKIKHADMRALALEARDIVADLSAAGGSVRWTWIPRAENSDADALSNRGMDGDSVADWHTEGATRPDGDISVSGTAPAAGIGLSPEDLEPSRDTDQLPVRPPARQEEPTRVVLVRHGVTRFTLEARLDGRGGADPGLAPEGHAQAEAAARAVTALVGDADARVVTSSLQRARETGAHVAEALGVSPSVDAEWDEQSFGEWDGASVSELVERDRAAFRALRDDPRYAPPGGESHEDLVARVVPAWESLVAEGGTVVVVCHRKPILVVLAHVLGLPHERIWRLAGAPGSLTALEAWPGGEAVVAFTNRT; this is translated from the coding sequence ATGCAGCGCCGGCTGCGCGTCGAGGCTGACGGCGGTTCCCGGGGCAACCCCGGCGTCGCCGGCTACGGCGCCCTCGTGCGCGACCGTGACTCCGGTGAGCTGCTGGTCGAGCTGGCCGAGCCGCTCGGCAAGGCGTCGAACAACGTCGCCGAGTACCGCGGCATGATCGCCGGGCTCGACGCGGTCCGCGAGATCGACCCGGGTGCCGACGTCGAGGTCGCGATGGACTCCAAGCTCGTCGTCGAGCAGATGAGCGGCCGGTGGAAGATCAAGCACGCCGACATGCGCGCGCTCGCCCTCGAGGCCCGCGACATCGTCGCCGACCTCTCCGCCGCCGGTGGCTCCGTGCGCTGGACCTGGATCCCGCGTGCCGAGAACTCCGACGCCGACGCGCTCTCCAACCGCGGCATGGACGGCGACTCGGTCGCCGACTGGCACACCGAGGGAGCCACCCGTCCGGACGGCGACATCTCGGTGAGCGGCACGGCGCCGGCGGCCGGCATCGGCCTCTCGCCCGAGGACCTCGAGCCCAGTCGCGACACCGACCAGCTGCCGGTCCGTCCCCCCGCCCGACAGGAGGAGCCGACCCGCGTGGTCCTCGTGCGGCACGGGGTCACCCGCTTCACCCTCGAGGCCCGTCTCGACGGGCGCGGGGGAGCGGACCCGGGACTGGCCCCCGAGGGGCACGCGCAGGCCGAGGCCGCGGCGCGGGCCGTCACTGCGCTCGTCGGCGACGCCGACGCACGCGTCGTCACCTCCTCGCTCCAGCGCGCCCGCGAGACCGGCGCGCACGTCGCCGAGGCGCTCGGGGTCAGCCCCTCCGTCGACGCCGAGTGGGACGAGCAGTCCTTCGGCGAGTGGGACGGCGCCTCCGTCAGCGAGCTCGTCGAGAGAGACCGTGCGGCCTTCCGGGCCCTGCGCGACGACCCCCGTTACGCGCCTCCGGGCGGCGAGAGCCACGAGGACCTCGTCGCGCGGGTGGTGCCGGCCTGGGAGTCGCTCGTCGCGGAGGGCGGCACCGTCGTCGTCGTCTGCCACCGCAAGCCCATCCTCGTCGTCCTCGCGCACGTCCTCGGGCTGCCGCACGAGCGCATCTGGCGTCTTGCCGGCGCTCCCGGGTCGCTCACCGCGCTCGAGGCCTGGCCCGGTGGTGAGGCGGTCGTCGCCTTCACCAACCGCACGTAG
- a CDS encoding zinc ribbon domain-containing protein: protein MKADPSVQLRLLDLQQLDTRLQQLAHARTRIPQQAELEQAQARLRSVQDAIVMAQTQVADVERDLARAEADVQQVRDRAARDQSRLDSGQGSAKDMQAFQHEIETLARRQATLEDVELEIMERAEEVRARRDAATADEPAAVAEVERLTAELAAATAEIDAQEREIATPREALLAEIDDALLALYDRLRAQSGGLGAAALRARRCGGCQLELNPVELNRIAGAPEDEVLRCEECSRILVRTPESGLPA, encoded by the coding sequence ATGAAGGCCGACCCCTCCGTGCAGCTGCGGCTGCTCGACCTCCAGCAGCTCGACACGCGGCTCCAGCAGCTCGCCCACGCCCGGACACGCATCCCGCAGCAGGCCGAGCTCGAGCAGGCCCAGGCGCGGCTGCGCTCCGTCCAGGACGCGATCGTCATGGCGCAGACGCAGGTCGCCGACGTCGAGCGCGACCTCGCGCGGGCCGAGGCCGACGTGCAGCAGGTCCGTGACCGCGCGGCCCGCGACCAGTCGCGGCTCGACTCCGGGCAGGGCAGCGCCAAGGACATGCAGGCCTTCCAGCACGAGATCGAGACCCTGGCCCGCCGCCAGGCCACGCTCGAGGACGTCGAGCTCGAGATCATGGAGCGCGCCGAGGAGGTACGCGCCCGGCGCGACGCGGCGACGGCCGACGAGCCCGCAGCCGTCGCCGAGGTGGAGCGCCTCACCGCCGAGCTCGCCGCGGCGACCGCGGAGATCGACGCGCAGGAGCGCGAGATCGCCACGCCGCGCGAGGCGCTGCTCGCCGAGATCGACGACGCGCTCCTGGCCCTCTACGACCGCCTCCGAGCGCAGTCCGGCGGGCTCGGTGCCGCCGCTCTGCGCGCGCGCCGCTGCGGTGGCTGCCAGCTCGAGCTCAACCCGGTCGAGCTCAACCGCATCGCCGGCGCCCCTGAGGACGAGGTGCTGCGCTGCGAGGAGTGCTCGCGCATCCTCGTGCGCACCCCCGAGTCCGGCCTGCCCGCCTGA
- a CDS encoding Nif3-like dinuclear metal center hexameric protein, translating to MTITLGDAVAALEQLFPSATAQSWDQVGLVTGDLTQPVRRVHAAVDPTLAVIEEARDLGADLLLTHHPLLLRGIHSVATTTAKGESVTSLVVGDVALYVAHTNADVADPGVNTALARACGLATWEPLVVEEGQPLGLVGDLDEGVGLSTFVGRLAERLPQAAGGIRVAGDPDGAVRRVALLGGSGDSAFDAVRASGADVYVTADLRHHPALEAREEARGGTPYLVDAGHWASESLWLEQALADLLRVLAEAGHDATTVETHVSTIRTDPWTFTVGAQPAQTEGAS from the coding sequence ATGACCATCACCCTCGGCGACGCCGTCGCCGCGCTCGAGCAGCTCTTCCCCTCGGCGACGGCGCAGTCCTGGGACCAGGTCGGCCTCGTCACCGGCGACCTCACCCAGCCGGTCCGTCGCGTGCACGCCGCCGTCGACCCGACGCTCGCCGTCATCGAGGAGGCGCGCGACCTCGGCGCCGACCTGCTCCTCACCCACCACCCGCTGCTCCTGCGCGGCATCCACTCGGTCGCCACGACGACCGCGAAGGGGGAGAGCGTCACCTCGCTCGTTGTCGGTGACGTCGCCCTCTACGTCGCGCACACCAACGCCGACGTCGCCGACCCCGGCGTCAACACGGCCCTGGCCCGTGCGTGCGGCCTGGCGACGTGGGAGCCGCTCGTCGTCGAGGAGGGGCAGCCGCTGGGTCTCGTCGGCGACCTCGACGAAGGGGTGGGTCTGTCCACCTTCGTCGGCCGGCTGGCCGAGCGCCTGCCGCAGGCCGCCGGCGGCATCCGGGTCGCCGGAGACCCCGACGGCGCGGTGCGCCGGGTCGCCCTCCTCGGCGGCTCGGGAGACTCCGCCTTCGACGCGGTCCGCGCGAGCGGCGCCGACGTCTACGTCACCGCCGACCTGCGCCACCACCCGGCGCTCGAGGCCCGCGAGGAGGCCCGCGGCGGCACGCCGTACCTCGTCGACGCCGGTCACTGGGCGAGCGAGTCGCTGTGGCTCGAGCAGGCGCTCGCCGACCTGCTGCGGGTCCTCGCGGAGGCGGGCCACGACGCGACTACGGTGGAGACCCACGTCAGCACCATCCGCACCGACCCGTGGACCTTCACGGTCGGCGCCCAGCCGGCACAGACCGAAGGAGCCTCATGA
- a CDS encoding isopenicillin N synthase family dioxygenase, which produces MSDHILEVDLASFESGDSERARAAVDGLMTSLRTGFVYVNHDVPDDLIDSAYGMLEEFFTKEQAEKDQFVAPGTHGQTGYTGLLVETAASADVADWKEMLNWGRDIPVGHPLRTRYPHRYHDAVLPEAAVPGITETLTTFHDAVADLQRRILRIIATGIGAHPDYFESMLVDGPTLSRAIHYPPMESAPDAPHVWAGEHADINLITALPRATAAGLQVKLKDSGEWVDAVAPEGGAIINTGLMLEVVTNGIIEPGIHRVVAAPGQGGDRYSVVQFCHPTPWTILSPVGSTVTPETPQRFSPIAAADALDLVLYEINLIEDARA; this is translated from the coding sequence CGCCAGCTTCGAGTCCGGCGACAGCGAGCGCGCCCGCGCCGCCGTCGACGGGCTCATGACGTCACTCCGGACCGGCTTCGTGTACGTCAACCACGACGTGCCGGACGACCTCATCGACTCGGCCTACGGGATGCTCGAGGAGTTCTTCACCAAGGAGCAGGCGGAGAAGGACCAGTTCGTCGCACCGGGCACCCACGGCCAGACCGGGTACACCGGGCTGCTCGTCGAGACCGCCGCGAGCGCCGACGTCGCGGACTGGAAGGAGATGCTCAACTGGGGTCGCGACATCCCCGTCGGGCACCCCCTGCGCACCCGCTACCCGCACCGCTACCACGACGCGGTGCTCCCGGAGGCCGCGGTCCCGGGCATCACCGAGACGCTCACCACCTTCCACGACGCGGTCGCCGACCTGCAGCGCCGCATCCTGCGCATCATCGCGACAGGCATCGGCGCCCACCCCGACTACTTCGAGTCGATGCTCGTCGACGGGCCGACGCTCTCCCGGGCCATCCACTACCCGCCGATGGAGTCGGCCCCCGACGCCCCGCACGTGTGGGCCGGCGAGCACGCGGACATCAACCTCATCACTGCGCTGCCGCGCGCCACCGCCGCGGGGCTGCAGGTCAAGCTCAAGGACTCCGGCGAGTGGGTCGACGCCGTCGCTCCCGAGGGCGGCGCGATCATCAACACCGGCCTCATGCTCGAGGTCGTGACGAACGGCATCATCGAGCCCGGCATCCACCGGGTCGTCGCGGCCCCGGGACAGGGTGGCGACCGCTACTCGGTCGTGCAGTTCTGCCACCCCACGCCGTGGACCATCCTCTCGCCGGTCGGCTCGACGGTCACGCCGGAGACGCCGCAGCGCTTCAGCCCGATCGCCGCGGCCGACGCGCTCGACCTCGTCCTCTACGAGATCAACCTCATCGAGGACGCCCGGGCCTAG